In the Podospora pseudocomata strain CBS 415.72m chromosome 5, whole genome shotgun sequence genome, one interval contains:
- a CDS encoding hypothetical protein (EggNog:ENOG503PN2G) → MYLRCGSHNCIKRTIPIYAMRPAALGHHLFNLSSLVTPALNCSDTQTQIIPNLKPLSITPLLTCSISPSFTSAMTQITRHHSFPTRAPSSQATDVEDLIQVEPMPIGDDPLPPYSLNNDHPSSRDTALPRSDPKAPQVSVQPPREEVYNGPPRLHILAAAWGGVTVTPTIKSLSRTSPPPPHGVGCQILQLEMRNMHSLLQPDPASGTYKVLSLVYRYDGDEYPTVMNLPETIRPSLITIAKPSAVSQLGGANIGNGGYRATITQPWRSITSSSSSSGPKVEILAVFYGKKRIEHPAVLEELANYFEGRTRQIRMTNTFFRGDTWPYTIKSWTVYFRFVGSRAGVQVVTGWENQALEQPWTRD, encoded by the exons ATGTACTTGAGATGTGGATCTCACAATTGCATAAAGCGCACAATTCCAATTTATGCAATGCGCCCG GCAGCACTTGGGCACCACCTGTTCAACCTCAGCTCACTCGTGACTCCCGCCCTCAACTGCTCAGATACACAAACGCAAATTATTCCGAATCTAAAACCGTTATCCATCACACCACTACTTACCTGCTCAATTTCACCATCGTTCACCTCAGCCATGACCCAGATCACTCGCCATCATAGCTTCCCCACCCGCGCACCTTCCAGTCAAGCCACGGATGTTGAAGATTTGATCCAAGTCGAGCCTATGCCTATCGGAGATGACCCGCTTCCTCCTTACTCTCTCAACAATGATCACCCATCTTCCCGTGACACTGCCCTGCCTCGGTCCGACCCAAAAGCCCCTCAAGTGTCCGTCCAGCCACCACGAGAAGAGGTCTACAACGGTCCACCCCGGCTGCATATCCTCGCGGCTGCCTGGGGAGGCGTGACTGTGACGCCTACTATCAAATCCCTCAGCCGGACcagtcctccacctcctcatgGCGTTGGCTGTCAGATTCTACAGCTTGAGATGCGCAATATGCACAGTCTCCTCCAGCCAGACCCAGCTTCCGGCACCTACAAGGTTTTGAGTCTCGTATACCGATACGATGGCGACGAATATCCGACCGTTATGAATCTGCCCGAGACGATTCGCCCATCCCTTATCACCATCGCCAAACCCTCTGCCGTATCGCAACTCGGTGGTGCCAACATTGGCAACGGTGGCTACCGAGCTACCATAACTCAGCCGTGGCGGTCCatcacctcatcctcgtcttcatcagGTCCGAAGGTGGAGATTCTGGCTGTATTTTACGGCAAGAAGCGCATCGAACATCCGGCCGTGCTGGAGGAGCTAGCAAACTACTTTGAGGGCCGTACGAGGCAGATACGGATGACCAACACATTCTTCCGCGGCGACACGTGGCCGTACACGATAAAATCCTGGACCGTGTACTTTCGCTTTGTGGGTTCCAGGGCGGGCGTGCAGGTGGTTACGGGGTGGGAAAATCAGGCTCTTGAGCAACCGTGGACTCGAGACTGA
- a CDS encoding hypothetical protein (EggNog:ENOG503PR93) — protein MALSVFTLVLLFLFSSQANAQHRRWEQSTFYKATRPPLTIPYYNKTYACFLATAEATTTSTKIPATRVSVIPIDPIWTTLPIASLTGDPFCINEAAPHEGIGNHCVCQNGETLSVIPFATGGNVSDYQPCAYTTVYPDTTTSTLSQTLITCTMSIL, from the coding sequence ATGGCATTATCAGTGTTCACtttggttttgttgtttctcttttccagTCAGGCAAACGCACAGCATAGGAGATGGGAGCAATCGACGTTTTACAAAGCCACCCGTCCACCGCTTACTATCCCGTATTATAACAAGACCTACGCCTGCTTTCTGGCGACAGCAgaggcaacaacaacatcaacaaaaaTACCAGCAACAAGAGTCTCGGTCATTCCCATCGATCCGATCTGGACAACCCTTCCGATTGCGAGCTTGACAGGTGATCCTTTTTGCATCAACGAAGCGGCACCCCATGAAGGGATCGGGAATCATTGCGTTTGTCAGAACGGGGAGACTTTGAGCGTTATTCCGTTCGCGACGGGAGGTAATGTTTCAGATTATCAACCCTGCGCCTACACGACCGTCTACCCGGATACAACGACATCAACCCTCAGCCAGACTCTGATCACTTGTACAATGAGTATTCTATAG
- a CDS encoding hypothetical protein (EggNog:ENOG503Q3U6; COG:C), with protein sequence MTQAFKNVVVVGGSYVGVATAKELANLLPSSHRPRFAILPSHEHKCLIPYTTTFSLSPDPSRHEVIQAKALSLSPTTSTLHIDTPFQGSTTVPFTHLIAATGTNLSPPGTIPHNTKPRAITFLQSYQSSLRTALSIIIIGGGAVGVQMACDLKEIYPHKPITLIHSRHNLMPAYHPSLSDLIKSRFAELGVNLITESRVVIPERGFPLTAQPTDVHLQDGRTLTADFVITATGQTPNNQWLRSSLGNGVINKKNGFVKVKPTMQIDGGPWENLFAVGDINDCGAHKAAKPGMLQAGVAARNITALVRGEEAEEQLEVAPAGIHLTLGLTKNVIFRNPDTAKGVTEPYINLKDEEDMNIEEVWGRRGPKVTSQRDYHL encoded by the exons ATGACACAAGCGTTTAAGaatgttgtcgttgtcggcGGCTCCTACGTCGGAGTG GCAACGGCAAAAGAACTAGccaacctccttccctcctctcaCCGT cctcgcttcgccatcctcccctcccacgaACACAAATGTCTAatcccctacaccaccaccttctccctctcccccgaccCCTCCCGCCACGAGGTCATCCAAGCCAaagccctctccctctcccccaccacctccaccctccacaTCGACACCCCCTTTCAAggctccaccaccgtccccttcacccacctcatcgccgccaccggcaccaacctCTCTCCCCCCGGCACGATCccccacaacaccaaaccccGCGCCATCACCTTCCTCCAATCCTACCAATCCTCCCTCCGCACCGCCctttccatcatcatcatcggcggcggcgcagTAGGAGTCCAGATGGCATGCGATCTCAAAGAAATCTACCCCCACAAACCCATAACCCTGATTCACTCCCGACATAACCTAATGCCAGCCTACCACCCGTCCCTCTCTGACTTAATCAAGTCTCGCTTTGCTGAATTAGGcgtcaacctcatcaccgaAAGCAGGGTCGTCATCCCCGAGCGTGGCTTCCCCCTCACAGCTCAACCAACAGACGTCCACCTCCAAGACGGGCGGACCCTAACCGCTGATTTCGTCATCACCGCGACGGGCCAAACGCCAAATAACCAGTGGTTGCGATCCTCACTTGGAAATGGTGTGATCAACAAAAAGAATGGATTCGTCAAAGTCAAACCAACAATGCAGATCGACGGTGGCCCGTGGGAAAACCTCTTCGCCGTGGGTGATATCAACGACTGCGGGGCTCACAAGGCCGCAAAGCCGGGGATGTTGcaggctggtgttgctgcgaGGAACATCACTGCTTTGGTCaggggggaagaggcggaggaaCAGTTGGAGGTTGCGCCGGCTGGGATTCATCTTACTTTGGGGCTG ACCAAAAACGTCATCTTCAGAAACCCCGACACGGCAAAAGGGGTAACGGAGCCGTATATCAACCTCAAGGATGA GGAAGACATGAACATCGAGGAGGTGTGGGGCCGAAGAGGGCCAAAGGTGACCAGCCAGAGAGATTATCATCTGTAG
- a CDS encoding hypothetical protein (EggNog:ENOG503NUX8; COG:Q) → MGFFDSLSPRAVATSALLLTSFAQDALARPNPDPKAPWVKNTGLGKKKMANHLKRAIMGDRRAVETPFCSETLATEIKAPKPNVWGPLVDVEVASVVEWLFAQADLNLTVTEEAGGWDNTIQLVEAMWPNKTDVLAFVDGDGPAPTKYAHVVLNNRATETPHYADIIVGPLPLDNATAKWEPLEYPYTKQNGGKVRNLDADSDRLYSEWLFKIGASVADITLDLWNGTAMGLENDTLSIWGIDPLWQDDGEIIRWDTFWNIPTGDFDDMTLFPLGLYFSSEVSGRDPSKWELRGWLYNSVFYATTEEFRAAYWSEDFVKNGPNVDGDWARTDKNGETPEMDKAQGPVIVAPAGARFAVDHKEKYVEWMDWSFYVGFNRDTGPGLFDIRYKGERLVYELSLQEALAHYAGNDPMNSGTAYLDSFYGFGPYTFELVKGYDCPAYATYMNTSFYVNEETRTHIDSLCLFEYVADYPMQRHTTSDYVSVTKNTYFVIRSIATIGNYDYQQSFSFFMDGSFAVEVRASGYIQSAYFAGNEDYGFKIHDNLSGSMHDHVLNFKADFDVLGTNNSIELMSMVPVSRSYPWSAGKVRNTMALERKFIETEDESRFNWGPNSATQVLIVNENERNKHGEMRGYRVLPYMGTAHLTVQNSTNLGVAAQWANHDVQITKYKDSEQKAYHAFNTQDVHDPPVNFDKYFDGESVRNEDIVLWLNLGMHHVPHTGDLPNTVQTTAHSGIQFMPSNYFDIDQSRRTVNQVRINYFNGSAEVEEFGQFKAGSSEGTCSTCKLNYTPLEPEHQGYKGDVVIRKFPFDPNNPFYATSGI, encoded by the exons ATGGGTTTCTTCGACAGCCTGAGCCCTCGGGCCGTGGCTAcctctgccctcctcctcacctccttcgcccAAGATGCCCTCGCTCGCCCCAACCCCGACCCCAAGGCTCCTTGGGTGAAGAACACTGGCttgggcaagaagaagatggccaaCCACCTCAAGCGTGCCATCATGGGCGACAGGAGAGCTGTCGAGACACCCTTCTGCTCCGAGACATTGGCCACCGAGATCAAGGCCCCCAAGCCGAACGTTTGGGGCCCTCTGGTGGACGTCGAGGTTGCTTCTGTTGTTGAGTGGCTTTTCGCCCAGGCCGATCTCAACCTGACCGTTACGGAAGAAGCGGGTGGATGGGATAACACCAT TCAACTTGTCGAAGCCATGTGGCCAAACAAAACCGATGTTCTTGCCTTCGTGGATGGCGATGGCCCTGCGCCGACCAAGTACGCCCACGTCGTTCTTAACAACCGTGCGACGGAAACCCCCCATTACGCTGATATCATCGTTGGACCCTTGCCCCTTGACAATGCTACTGCCAAGTGGGAGCCCCTCGAGTATCCCTACACGAAGCAGAACGGTGGCAAGGTGCGCAACCTCGATGCCGATTCCGACCGCCTCTACTCGGAGTGGCTCTTCAAGATCGGTGCCTCCGTCGCCGACATCACGCTCGATCTGTGGAACGGCACGGCCATGGGTTTGGAGAACGACACCCTCTCCATCTGGGGCATTGACCCTCTCTGGCAGGATGACGGCGAAATCATCCGCTGGGACACCTTCTGGAACATCCCTACTGGCGACTTTGATGACATGACTCTCTTTCCTCTTGGCCTCTACTTCAGCAGCGAAGTCAGCGGCAGAGACCCCAGCAAGTGGGAGCTTCGTGGGTGGCTGTACAACAGCGTTTTCTATGCCACTACTGAGGAGTTCCGTGCTGCCTACTGGTCTGAGGACTTCGTCAAGAACGGGCCCAACGTCGATGGCGACTGGGCTAGAACTGACAAGAACGGAGAAACCCCTGAGATGGACAAGGCCCAGGGCCCCGTCATTGTTGCTCCCGCTGGCGCTCGTTTTGCCGTTGACCACAAGGAGAAGTACGTCGAGTGGATGGACTGGAGCTTCTATGTCGGCTTCAACCGCGACACTGGTCCTGGCCTTTTCGACATCCGCTACAAGGGCGAGAGACTCGTCTATGAGCTGTCCCTCCAGGAGGCTTTGGCTCACTATGCTGGCAACGACCCCATGAACTCCGGCACCGCTTACCTCGACAGCTTCTACGGCTTCGGTCCTTACACCTTTGAGCTTGTCAAGGGATACGACTGCCCTGCCTACGCCACTTATATGAACACCTCGTTCTACGTCAATGAGGAGACTCGCACCCACATCGACAGTCTCTGCTTGTTCGAGTACGTGGCCGACTACCCGATGCAGAGACACACCACCTCGGACTACGTCTCGGTCACCAAGAACACCTACTTTGTGATCAGATCCATTGCCACCATTGGCAACTACGATTATCAGcagtccttctccttcttcatggATGGTTCTTTCGCCGTCGAGGTTCGCGCTTCTGGCTACATCCAGAGCGCCTACTTTGCTGGCAATGAGGACTACGGCTTCAAGATCCACGACAACCTCAGTGGTTCCATGCACGATCACGTTCTCAACTTCAAGGCCGATTTCGATGTTCTGGGCACCAACAACTCCATCGAGCTCATGAGCATGGTCCCAGTTTCCAGGTCCTACCCCTGGTCCGCTGGGAAGGTCCGTAACACCATGGCCCTTGAGCGCAAGTTCATCGAGACCGAGGATGAGTCCCGCTTCAACTGGGGCCCCAACTCGGCCACTCAGGTCTTGATCGTCAACGAGAACGAGAGGAACAAGCACGGCGAGATGCGCGGCTACCGTGTGCTCCCTTACATGGGCACTGCTCACTTGACTGTCCAGAACAGCACCAACTTGGGCGTCGCTGCTCAGTGGGCCAACCACGACGTCCAGATCACCAAGTACAAGGATTCTGAGCAGAAGGCTTACCACGCCTTCAACACGCAGGATGTCCATGATCCTCCCGTCAACTTTGACAAGTACTTTGATGGAGAATCCGTCCGCAACGAGGACATTGTCCTGTGGCTGAACCTGGGCATGCACCACGTCCCCCACACGGGTGATCTCCCCAATACGGTGCAGACCACTGCCCACTCAGGCATCCAGTTCATGCCGTCCAACTACTTTGACATTGACCAGAGTAGACGCACTGTCAACCAGGTCCGCATCAACTACTTCAACGGCAgcgccgaggtggaggagtttggcCAGTTCAAGGCCGGCAGCTCCGAGGGCACTTGCAGCACCTGCAAGCTCAACTACACTCCTCTGGAGCCCGAGCACCAGGGCTACAAGGGCGATGTTGTCATTCGCAAGTTCCCCTTTGACCCCAACAACCCGTTCTATGCCACTTCTGGCATCTAA